A genomic stretch from Sinorhizobium terangae includes:
- a CDS encoding urease subunit beta: MIPGEIIAAEGEIELNVGFETVTIEVSNSGDRPVQVGSHYHFAETNPGLIFDRDAARGKRLDIPAGTAVRFEPGQTRQVTLIPLSGKREVFGFRQAIMGKL; the protein is encoded by the coding sequence ATGATTCCTGGCGAAATCATCGCAGCCGAAGGCGAGATCGAACTGAACGTTGGTTTCGAAACGGTCACCATCGAGGTTTCCAATTCCGGCGACCGTCCTGTGCAGGTGGGGAGCCACTATCACTTCGCCGAGACGAATCCGGGCCTGATCTTCGATCGTGACGCGGCCCGCGGCAAGCGGCTCGACATTCCGGCGGGCACGGCCGTGCGCTTCGAGCCAGGCCAGACGAGGCAGGTGACGCTGATCCCGCTTTCGGGCAAGCGCGAGGTGTTCGGCTTCCGCCAGGCGATCATGGGAAAGCTATGA
- a CDS encoding DUF1272 domain-containing protein: MLSLRPNCECCDRDLPPESREAMICTFECTFCANCAEERLGGICPNCSGELVRRPIRPAAMLAKYPASTERVLKPQGCARGQAA, from the coding sequence ATGCTGAGTCTACGCCCGAACTGCGAATGTTGTGATCGCGACCTGCCGCCCGAGAGCCGGGAGGCCATGATCTGCACGTTCGAATGCACCTTCTGTGCCAACTGTGCCGAGGAGAGGCTCGGTGGCATCTGCCCGAATTGCAGCGGCGAGCTGGTCCGACGGCCGATCCGCCCGGCTGCCATGCTTGCGAAATATCCGGCGTCGACGGAGCGCGTGTTGAAGCCGCAAGGCTGCGCGCGCGGCCAGGCGGCCTGA
- a CDS encoding urease subunit gamma, whose protein sequence is MNLTPREKDKLLISMAAMVARRRLERGVKLNHPEAIALITDFVVEGARDGRSVAELMEAGAHVLTRDQVMDGIPEMIHDIQIEATFPDGTKLVTVHEPIR, encoded by the coding sequence ATGAATCTTACTCCGCGCGAAAAAGACAAGCTGTTGATTTCCATGGCGGCGATGGTCGCTCGCCGGAGGCTGGAGCGGGGCGTGAAGCTCAATCATCCGGAGGCGATCGCCCTCATTACCGATTTCGTCGTCGAAGGTGCGCGCGACGGGCGCTCCGTGGCCGAACTGATGGAAGCCGGCGCGCATGTGCTGACCCGCGACCAGGTCATGGATGGGATCCCCGAAATGATCCATGACATCCAGATCGAGGCGACCTTTCCGGATGGCACGAAGCTTGTGACGGTCCACGAACCGATCCGCTAG
- a CDS encoding urease accessory protein UreD — protein MNDAAIIAPQRAWGKGRLVAKCRNGRTAIAELYQEGCAKIRFPKTFDASIEAVLINSSGGITGGDRMAWAFEAGEGTSLTLTTQACEKIYKASAGTADISARILVAGGSRVDWLPQETILFDRASLARSLDVELAGDATFLAVEAVLLGRKAMGEVVQAGLFRDRWRVRSDGRLLHAENLALAEDIAALAGRSAVLGGAAAFATLLYVGWDCEVMLSRLRGALGSYAAAGVSHVHVAGRDKLVARVAATDGFALRKILVPLISHLRNDASVPKVWTL, from the coding sequence ATGAATGATGCAGCAATCATCGCTCCGCAGCGGGCGTGGGGAAAAGGGCGGCTCGTTGCCAAATGCCGGAACGGCCGTACGGCTATTGCCGAGCTCTATCAGGAAGGCTGCGCCAAGATCCGTTTTCCAAAGACCTTTGATGCGTCGATCGAAGCGGTGCTGATTAATTCGTCGGGAGGAATCACCGGCGGCGACCGGATGGCTTGGGCGTTCGAGGCGGGCGAGGGCACCTCGCTTACGTTGACGACGCAGGCCTGCGAGAAGATCTACAAGGCGAGTGCGGGAACGGCCGATATCTCGGCGCGGATCCTTGTTGCTGGCGGAAGCCGGGTCGATTGGCTTCCGCAGGAAACCATCCTCTTCGATCGCGCATCCCTGGCGCGGTCACTGGACGTCGAGCTTGCCGGAGACGCAACCTTTCTGGCGGTCGAGGCGGTTCTTCTCGGCCGCAAGGCGATGGGTGAGGTGGTGCAGGCTGGTCTCTTTCGCGACCGCTGGCGGGTGAGAAGTGACGGCCGGCTGCTGCATGCGGAGAACCTGGCGCTTGCCGAGGATATTGCCGCACTTGCGGGGCGTTCCGCGGTGCTCGGCGGCGCGGCAGCTTTTGCGACATTGCTCTATGTCGGGTGGGATTGCGAAGTGATGCTTTCGCGGCTGCGAGGCGCGCTCGGCAGCTATGCGGCCGCCGGTGTCAGCCATGTTCATGTTGCCGGTCGCGACAAGCTGGTTGCCCGCGTAGCGGCGACCGACGGCTTCGCGCTCAGAAAAATTCTCGTCCCGCTTATTTCGCACTTGCGTAACGATGCGTCTGTGCCGAAAGTCTGGACTCTTTGA
- a CDS encoding alpha/beta fold hydrolase produces MTSTPASVTTNGLSRRGVLAGTLGAAAAVSAVRPASAGGAANATTTTTSEGARTMGSRIVTRDGVEIYYKDWGPKDGPVVVLSHGWPLSSDSWEAQAFHLANNGFRVITHDRRGHGRSSQPWDGNDMDHYADDLAELIEKLDLSGIFLAGFSTGGGEISRYIGRHGTKRVAKAGLISAVPPLMVKTDKNPGGLPKEVFDNLQAASVADRSQLYKDIASGPFFGFNRPGAKVSQGMIDSFWLQGMMGGHKNTHDSIVAFSQTDFTEDLKKFDVPTLIIHGDDDQIVPIDAAGRASKKLIPHAVLKAYPGAPHGITETHKDQLNQDLLEFARS; encoded by the coding sequence ATGACAAGCACACCGGCAAGCGTAACCACGAACGGCCTCTCTCGGAGAGGCGTGCTGGCTGGCACTCTGGGTGCCGCTGCGGCAGTATCTGCTGTCCGCCCGGCTTCGGCGGGAGGCGCCGCGAATGCAACCACCACCACAACCAGCGAAGGAGCAAGGACCATGGGCAGCAGGATCGTCACCCGCGACGGCGTCGAAATCTATTACAAGGACTGGGGTCCGAAGGACGGTCCGGTCGTCGTGCTCAGCCACGGCTGGCCGCTGTCGTCCGACAGCTGGGAGGCCCAAGCCTTCCATCTCGCCAACAACGGCTTCCGCGTCATCACCCATGACCGCCGCGGTCATGGCCGCTCCAGTCAGCCCTGGGACGGCAACGACATGGACCACTATGCCGACGATCTCGCCGAACTGATCGAAAAACTGGATCTTTCCGGCATCTTCCTCGCCGGCTTCTCGACCGGCGGCGGCGAGATCTCCCGCTATATCGGCCGCCACGGCACCAAGCGCGTCGCCAAGGCCGGGCTGATCTCGGCGGTGCCGCCGTTGATGGTCAAGACCGACAAGAACCCCGGCGGACTGCCGAAGGAGGTGTTCGACAATCTCCAGGCGGCAAGCGTCGCCGACCGCTCGCAGCTCTACAAGGACATCGCCTCCGGGCCGTTCTTCGGCTTCAACCGGCCGGGCGCCAAGGTTTCGCAAGGCATGATCGACAGCTTTTGGCTGCAGGGCATGATGGGCGGCCACAAGAACACTCACGACTCGATCGTCGCCTTCTCGCAGACCGATTTCACCGAGGACCTGAAGAAGTTCGATGTGCCGACCCTGATCATCCATGGCGACGACGACCAGATCGTGCCGATCGATGCCGCGGGGCGGGCCTCGAAGAAACTCATTCCGCATGCGGTGCTGAAGGCCTATCCCGGCGCCCCGCACGGCATCACCGAAACCCACAAGGACCAGCTCAACCAGGACCTGCTTGAGTTCGCGAGGTCGTAA
- a CDS encoding MarR family winged helix-turn-helix transcriptional regulator — MTKADSPSHEDLMKLDNFLCFAIYSTNHAFTRVYKPLLDELDLTYPQYLVMIVLWEKDDQTVGSLGERLFLESSTLTPMLKRLEGMGYISRVRDQADERQVRVKLTDSGRALREKAEKVPHGIVSATGMKPGELARLKQEITTLRTSLLR, encoded by the coding sequence ATGACCAAGGCAGACAGCCCCTCTCACGAAGACCTGATGAAACTCGACAATTTTCTGTGCTTCGCGATCTATTCGACAAACCACGCCTTCACGCGCGTCTACAAGCCGCTGCTCGATGAGTTAGACCTCACCTATCCGCAATATCTCGTGATGATCGTCCTGTGGGAAAAGGACGATCAGACCGTCGGCAGTTTGGGCGAAAGGCTTTTTCTGGAATCGAGCACGCTCACACCCATGCTGAAGCGGCTCGAAGGCATGGGCTACATATCGCGGGTACGAGACCAGGCCGACGAACGACAAGTGCGCGTGAAATTGACCGACAGCGGCCGCGCCTTGCGGGAAAAGGCCGAGAAGGTACCGCATGGCATTGTCAGCGCGACGGGGATGAAACCGGGGGAACTTGCCCGGCTCAAGCAGGAGATCACGACGCTGCGTACGTCGCTGCTGAGATAA
- a CDS encoding branched-chain amino acid ABC transporter substrate-binding protein has product MKKSLLSAVALTAMVAFSGSAWADVVVGIAGPLTGPNAAFGAQLQKGAEQAAADLNAAGGINGEQIKVVLGDDVSDAKQGVSVANKFVADGVKFVVGHFNSGVSIPASEIYAENGILQVTPASTNPQFTERGLWNTFRTCGRDDQQGAVAGAYLAANFKDAKIAVVHDKTPYGQGLADETKKAMNEAGLTEALYEGINTGDKDFSALIAKMKQAGVSIVYYGGLHTEAGLIMRQMKDQGLKATMMSGVGIVSNELASIAGDAVDGTLMTFSPDPRKNPNAKELVEKFRNAGFEPEAYTLYAYAALQVIAEGAKAAGGNDPQAVAEAIKAKGPFKTAIGELGYDEKGDITRPDYVMYTWKKGDDGKYSYFQNE; this is encoded by the coding sequence ATGAAAAAGTCTCTTCTGTCGGCCGTTGCGCTGACGGCAATGGTCGCCTTTAGCGGCTCTGCGTGGGCTGATGTTGTGGTCGGCATTGCCGGCCCGTTGACCGGCCCGAATGCTGCGTTCGGTGCGCAGCTCCAGAAAGGTGCGGAACAGGCGGCTGCCGATCTCAACGCTGCAGGCGGCATCAATGGTGAACAGATCAAGGTCGTGCTCGGCGACGACGTGTCGGATGCCAAGCAGGGCGTTTCGGTCGCCAACAAGTTCGTTGCAGACGGCGTGAAGTTCGTCGTCGGCCACTTCAACTCTGGCGTGTCCATCCCGGCTTCGGAAATCTACGCCGAAAACGGCATCCTGCAGGTCACGCCGGCCTCCACCAACCCGCAGTTCACTGAGCGCGGCCTGTGGAACACGTTCCGCACTTGCGGTCGCGACGACCAGCAGGGTGCGGTTGCCGGTGCCTACCTCGCCGCCAACTTCAAGGACGCGAAGATCGCCGTTGTTCACGACAAGACCCCCTATGGTCAGGGCCTTGCCGATGAAACCAAGAAGGCAATGAACGAGGCCGGCCTCACCGAAGCGCTCTACGAAGGTATCAACACGGGCGACAAGGACTTCTCCGCTCTGATCGCGAAGATGAAGCAAGCCGGTGTTTCCATCGTCTATTACGGCGGTCTGCACACGGAAGCTGGCCTGATCATGCGCCAGATGAAGGACCAGGGCCTGAAGGCAACGATGATGTCGGGTGTCGGCATCGTCTCGAACGAACTGGCCTCGATCGCTGGTGACGCCGTTGACGGCACGCTGATGACCTTCTCGCCGGATCCGCGCAAGAATCCGAATGCCAAGGAGCTCGTCGAGAAGTTCCGTAACGCCGGCTTCGAACCGGAAGCCTACACGCTCTATGCCTATGCGGCTCTTCAGGTCATCGCTGAAGGCGCGAAGGCTGCCGGCGGCAACGATCCGCAGGCCGTTGCGGAAGCCATCAAGGCCAAGGGTCCGTTCAAGACCGCAATCGGCGAACTCGGCTACGACGAAAAGGGTGACATCACCCGCCCGGACTACGTCATGTACACCTGGAAGAAGGGTGACGACGGCAAGTACAGCTACTTCCAGAACGAATAG
- a CDS encoding DUF6867 family protein, whose product MQGILYEETSIWQFIFITCVLGGWTAWRTGKSVADTWHNFPRLLLYVALLGWAIRFIHHALFGGTMFSLQYYIVDTIVLLLFATAGFRYYRTRQMTNNYYWLYEKASPFSWKAK is encoded by the coding sequence ATGCAGGGAATTCTTTACGAAGAAACGTCGATCTGGCAGTTCATCTTCATCACCTGTGTGCTGGGTGGCTGGACCGCCTGGCGGACGGGCAAGAGCGTCGCCGATACCTGGCATAACTTTCCGCGGCTGCTGCTCTACGTGGCGCTGCTCGGTTGGGCTATCCGCTTCATTCATCACGCTCTTTTCGGCGGAACGATGTTCAGCCTGCAGTACTATATCGTGGACACGATCGTGCTTTTGTTGTTTGCTACTGCCGGTTTCCGATACTACCGGACCAGGCAAATGACCAATAACTACTACTGGCTCTACGAGAAGGCCTCGCCCTTCTCCTGGAAAGCCAAATAA
- a CDS encoding ABC transporter ATP-binding protein translates to MSAPLLHVRAVETYYGNIRALNGVDVEVHRGEIVSLIGANGAGKSTLMMTICGSPQARTGSVHFDGQDITRLPTHEIARLRIAQSPEGRRIFPRMTVFENLQMGASLDNLKYFNEDVEKIFTLFPRLKERRAQRGGTLSGGEQQMLSIGRALMARPKLLLLDEPSLGLAPLIVKGIFEAIKKLNKQEGLTVFLVEQNAFGALKLSDRAYVLVNGRVTMSGTGKDLLANPEVRSAYLEGGRH, encoded by the coding sequence ATGAGTGCGCCGCTGCTGCATGTAAGAGCCGTCGAGACCTATTACGGCAACATCCGGGCCCTGAACGGCGTCGACGTGGAGGTTCATCGCGGCGAGATCGTCAGCCTTATCGGCGCCAACGGCGCCGGGAAGTCGACGCTGATGATGACGATCTGCGGCAGCCCGCAGGCGCGCACCGGCTCCGTCCACTTCGACGGTCAGGACATCACGCGGCTGCCGACGCACGAGATCGCCCGTCTCAGGATCGCGCAATCGCCGGAAGGGCGCCGCATCTTCCCGCGCATGACGGTATTCGAGAACCTGCAGATGGGAGCGAGCCTCGACAACCTGAAGTATTTCAACGAGGACGTCGAAAAGATCTTCACGCTCTTCCCGCGGCTCAAGGAGCGGCGGGCGCAGCGCGGCGGCACGCTTTCGGGCGGCGAACAGCAGATGCTGTCGATCGGGCGCGCGCTGATGGCCCGGCCGAAGCTGCTCCTGCTCGACGAGCCTTCGCTTGGCCTTGCGCCGCTGATCGTGAAGGGCATCTTCGAGGCGATCAAGAAACTCAACAAGCAAGAGGGCCTGACGGTGTTCCTCGTCGAACAGAACGCGTTCGGCGCGCTCAAGCTGTCGGACCGCGCTTATGTCTTGGTCAACGGCAGGGTGACCATGAGCGGGACAGGCAAGGATCTTCTCGCCAATCCGGAAGTCCGTTCGGCTTACCTCGAAGGTGGCCGCCATTGA
- a CDS encoding ABC transporter ATP-binding protein: MAIETTTMTKDPILKVEHLSMRFGGLMAINDFSFEASRGDITALIGPNGAGKTTVFNCITGFYKPTMGMITMRQRSGKEYLLERLPDFEITKQARVARTFQNIRMFSGMTVLENLLVAQHNKLMLASGYTFLGLFGFPAYRQASKQAIELARHWLEKASLIDRADDPAGDLPYGAQRRLEIARAMCTEPELLCLDEPAAGLNPRESHALNDLLQGIRRDTGTSILLIEHDMSVVMGISDHVVVLEYGQKISDGNPEFVKNDPKVIAAYLGVEDEEVEEVIEQIEEIEGEQGGTKQ, from the coding sequence ATGGCCATAGAGACAACGACAATGACAAAAGACCCCATTCTAAAGGTTGAGCACCTGTCGATGCGCTTCGGCGGTCTCATGGCTATCAACGATTTCTCTTTCGAAGCCTCTCGCGGTGACATCACCGCACTGATCGGCCCGAACGGAGCGGGCAAGACGACAGTGTTCAACTGCATCACCGGCTTCTACAAGCCTACGATGGGCATGATCACCATGCGCCAGCGGTCCGGCAAGGAGTATCTGCTGGAGCGCCTGCCCGATTTCGAGATCACCAAGCAGGCCAGGGTGGCGCGCACCTTCCAGAACATACGGATGTTCTCGGGCATGACGGTGCTGGAAAACCTGCTTGTTGCCCAGCACAACAAGCTGATGCTGGCGTCCGGCTACACCTTCCTCGGTCTGTTTGGCTTCCCGGCCTACCGTCAGGCGTCCAAACAGGCCATCGAACTCGCCAGGCATTGGCTCGAAAAGGCGTCACTGATCGACCGCGCCGATGATCCGGCCGGCGACCTGCCCTATGGTGCGCAGCGGCGGCTCGAGATTGCCCGCGCCATGTGCACGGAACCGGAGCTTCTCTGCCTCGACGAGCCAGCGGCAGGCCTCAACCCACGTGAATCGCATGCGCTCAACGACCTGTTGCAGGGTATCCGTCGGGATACCGGGACATCCATCCTGTTGATCGAGCACGACATGTCCGTGGTAATGGGGATCTCCGATCACGTGGTGGTGCTGGAATACGGCCAGAAGATTTCCGACGGCAACCCGGAATTCGTGAAGAACGATCCGAAGGTCATTGCGGCCTATCTGGGTGTCGAGGACGAAGAGGTTGAAGAGGTGATCGAACAAATCGAGGAAATCGAGGGCGAGCAGGGAGGCACCAAGCAATGA
- the livM gene encoding high-affinity branched-chain amino acid ABC transporter permease LivM, whose translation MANIASTTASAGTEVTARALREAVFAGLVTLGLFVLFVGLKTDQNIRNELILTQRWGLLATFVIIAMVGRFLMVAYAQPWLAQRKAAKVAAPEVVKEEGFFSRNFSKIAIVALILYPPVILALTGVQGSLKWVDNFGIQILIYVMLAWGLNIVVGLAGLLDLGYVAFYAVGAYSYALLSSYFGLSFWVLLPVAGLLSACWGMILGFPVLRLRGDYLAIVTLAFGEIIRLVLINWTEVTKGTFGVSGIAKATLFGIKFDASKTGFAAIMGLPISSAYYKIFLFYLILGLCMITAFVTIRLRRMPVGRAWEALREDEIACRSLGINTTTTKLTAFATGAMFGGFAGSFFAVRQGFVSPESFVFLESAVILAIVVLGGMGSLTGIAIAAIVMVGGTEILRELAFLKVIFGPNFTPELYRMLIFGLAMVVVMVLKPRGFVGSREPTAFLRERKAVSGSFTKEGHG comes from the coding sequence ATGGCAAATATTGCATCTACCACTGCAAGCGCTGGCACTGAGGTGACGGCGCGGGCCCTGCGGGAGGCTGTCTTCGCGGGCCTCGTCACCCTCGGCCTGTTCGTTCTGTTCGTCGGCCTCAAGACCGACCAGAACATCCGCAACGAGCTGATCCTCACCCAGCGCTGGGGTCTGCTGGCGACTTTCGTGATCATTGCCATGGTCGGTCGCTTCCTGATGGTCGCCTACGCCCAGCCCTGGCTTGCGCAGAGAAAAGCGGCGAAGGTGGCTGCACCGGAGGTCGTGAAGGAGGAGGGCTTTTTCAGCCGCAATTTCTCCAAGATCGCGATCGTTGCGCTCATTCTCTATCCGCCGGTCATTCTGGCCCTCACCGGTGTCCAGGGATCGTTGAAGTGGGTGGACAACTTCGGCATCCAGATCCTGATCTACGTGATGCTCGCCTGGGGCCTTAACATCGTCGTCGGCCTCGCCGGTCTGCTCGACCTCGGCTACGTCGCGTTCTATGCGGTCGGGGCCTATTCCTATGCGCTGCTTTCAAGCTATTTCGGCCTGTCCTTCTGGGTGCTCTTGCCGGTCGCCGGTCTTCTGTCCGCCTGCTGGGGTATGATTCTGGGCTTCCCGGTACTGCGCCTGCGCGGCGACTACCTGGCGATCGTGACGCTCGCTTTCGGTGAGATCATCCGCCTCGTGCTGATCAACTGGACCGAAGTGACCAAGGGCACGTTCGGTGTGTCCGGCATCGCCAAGGCGACGCTGTTCGGCATCAAGTTCGATGCCTCCAAGACCGGCTTCGCGGCGATAATGGGGCTGCCGATCTCGTCGGCCTACTACAAGATCTTCCTCTTCTATCTGATCCTCGGCCTTTGCATGATTACGGCCTTTGTCACCATCCGGCTGCGCCGCATGCCGGTCGGCCGGGCTTGGGAAGCGCTGCGCGAGGACGAGATCGCCTGCCGGTCGCTCGGCATCAACACGACGACGACCAAGCTGACGGCATTCGCCACGGGCGCGATGTTCGGCGGCTTTGCAGGGTCGTTCTTCGCGGTGCGCCAGGGTTTCGTCTCGCCGGAATCCTTCGTATTCCTTGAGTCGGCCGTCATCCTTGCGATCGTCGTGCTCGGCGGCATGGGCTCGCTGACCGGTATCGCTATAGCGGCCATTGTGATGGTCGGCGGTACGGAGATCCTGCGCGAGCTCGCCTTCCTCAAGGTGATCTTCGGACCGAACTTCACGCCCGAACTTTACCGCATGCTGATATTTGGCCTGGCCATGGTCGTCGTCATGGTGCTGAAGCCGCGCGGCTTCGTCGGATCCCGCGAACCGACTGCGTTCCTCCGCGAACGCAAGGCTGTCTCCGGCAGCTTCACCAAGGAAGGGCACGGCTGA